A region from the Bos indicus isolate NIAB-ARS_2022 breed Sahiwal x Tharparkar chromosome 14, NIAB-ARS_B.indTharparkar_mat_pri_1.0, whole genome shotgun sequence genome encodes:
- the THEM6 gene encoding protein THEM6 has product MLELLVALLALALAYFALLDGWYLVRVPCAVLRARLLQPRVRDLLAEQSYAGRVLPSDLDLLLHMNNARYLREADVARIAHLTRCGVLEALRALGARAVLAASCARYRRSLRLFEPFEVRTRLLGWDDRAFYVEARFISLRDGFVCALLRSRQHVLGTSPERVVQHLCKRRVEPPELPADLQHWIAYNEASSQLLRAESGLHDILKEQ; this is encoded by the exons ATGCTGGAGCTGCTCGTAGCGCTGCTGGCCCTGGCCCTCGCCTACTTCGCATTGCTGGACGGCTGGTATCTCGTTCGCGTGCCGTGCGCTGTGCTGCGCGCGCGCCTGCTGCAGCCGCGCGTCCGCGACCTGCTGGCTGAGCAGAGCTATGCGGGCCGCGTCCTGCCCTCGGACTTGGACCTGCTGCTGCACATGAACAACGCGCGCTACCTGCGCGAGGCCGACGTGGCACGCATCGCGCACCTGACCCGCTGTGGTGTGCTCGAGGCACTGCGCGCGCTCGGGGCGCGCGCAGTGCTGGCCGCTTCTTGCGCGCGCTACCGCCGCTCTCTGCGTCTGTTCGAGCCGTTCGAGGTGCGCACACGCCTACTGGGCTGGGACGACCGAGCCTTCTACGTGGAGGCGCGCTTCATCAGCCTGCGCGACGGCTTCGTGTGCGCGCTGCTGCGCTCGCGCCAGCACGTGCTGGGCACCTCGCCAGAGCGAGTTGTTCAGCATCTGTGCAAGCGCAGG gTGGAGCCCCCGGAGCTGCCGGCCGACCTGCAGCACTGGATCGCCTACAATGAGGCCAGCAGCCAGCTGCTCCGGGCCGAGAGTGGGCTCCACGACATTCTCAAGGAGCAGTGA
- the PSCA gene encoding prostate stem cell antigen: protein MKALNLPLLAANLALQPGTALQCYSCEDQGNNEGCQRVQNCRTSAGPSVSVSGPCTPGLSASCPAPPRCPSDATPRPRPAHSPGRPAPRVIPRTPSEGISLLTVISKGCSSHCVEDSGNSFGSKKNIACCSTDLCNASRAQALQPAGVTQVLLGAPGHLLLWGRAQL from the exons ATGAAGGCTCTCAACCTCCCCCTGCTTGCTGCTAACTTGGCCTTGCAGCCGG GCACCGCCCTCCAGTGTTACTCCTGCGAGGACCAGGGCAACAACGAGGGCTGCCAGCGTGTGCAGAACTGCAGAACCAGTGCTGGACCGAGCGTGTCGGTGAGCGGCCCATGTACCCCTGGCCTCTCTGCGTCCTGCCCTGCCCCCCCGCGCTGTCCCTCGGacgccaccccccgcccccggcccgcgcACTCCCCAGGACGCCCCGCCCCCCGCGTCATCCCCCGGACTCCTTCAG AAGGCATCAGTCTCCTGACCGTCATCAGCAAAGGCTGCAGCTCGCACTGTGTGGAGGACTCGGGGAATTCCTTCGGGAGCAAGAAAAATATCGCCTGCTGCTCCACTGACCTGTGCAACGCCAGCAGGGCCCAGGCCCTGCAGCCGGCCGGCGTCACCCAGGTGCTGCTCGGTGCTCCTGGCCATCTGCTGCTCTGGGGCCGGGCCCAGCTGTAG
- the JRK gene encoding jerky protein homolog, whose protein sequence is MASKPAAGRSPGEKRKRVVLTLKEKMDICRRLEKGESRRALMQEYNVGMSTLYDIRAHKAQLLRFFASSDSDKALAQRRTLHTPKLEHLDRVLYEWFLVKRSEGVPVSGPMLIEKAKDFYEQMQLTEPCVFSGGWLWRFKARHGIKKLDASSEKQAADQQAAEQFCGFFRSLTAEHGLSPEQVYNADETGLFWRCSPSPSPEGGSAPGPTQSKDRLTVLMCANATGSHRIKPLVVGKWGSPKAVQGLQHLPVVYKAQGSAWVDKEIFADWFHHIFVPAVKEHFRAMALPEDSKAILLLDGSRAHPREAELASENVFTIFLPASVTALLQPMDQGIRRDFMRNFVTPRGRLQALAPRCSVQDAVLDVACAWDAVPGAVLSRAWRKLWPEAALTEGSSSEEEPERLRTKPPDQAFTHTPGLTAGAPAHLGSAASGSLEPAEAGGVDRAAWEQAAVSFDALVRFAEAQPCFSVQELGQLRALRSVFSRRWQAQRGGAPAAAVKLEAPWERPGPCGTQPCSPLPGSSTAGEA, encoded by the coding sequence ATGGCCTCCAAGCCGGCTGCCGGGCGGAGCCCTGGGGAGAAGCGCAAGAGGGTGGTGCTGACCCTGAAGGAGAAGATGGACATCTGCCGGCGCCTGGAGAAGGGTGAGAGCAGGCGGGCGCTGATGCAGGAGTACAACGTGGGCATGTCCACCCTGTACGACATCAGGGCCCACAAGGCCCAGCTGCTCCGCTTCTTCGCCAGCTCCGACTCGGACAAGGCGCTGGCGCAGCGCCGCACCCTGCACACGCCCAAGCTCGAGCACCTGGACCGCGTGCTGTACGAGTGGTTCCTGGTGAAGCGGTCTGAGGGCGTGCCCGTCTCGGGCCCCATGCTCATCGAAAAAGCCAAGGACTTCTACGAGCAGATGCAGCTGACCGAGCCCTGCGTGTTTTCTGGCGGCTGGCTCTGGCGCTTTAAGGCCAGACACGGCATCAAGAAGCTGGATGCGTCCAGCGAGAAGCAGGCGGCCGACCAGCAGGCAGCCGAGCAGTTCTGCGGGTTCTTCCGGAGCTTAACCGCCGAGCATGGCCTGTCCCCGGAGCAGGTCTACAACGCTGACGAGACTGGCCTCTTCTGGCgctgctcccccagccccagcccagagGGCGGGTCGGCGCCTGGGCCCACACAGAGCAAGGACCGGCTGACCGTCCTCATGTGCGCCAATGCCACGGGCTCCCACAGGATCAAACCCTTGGTGGTCGGGAAATGGGGCAGCCCCAAGGCGGTGCAGGGCCTCCAGCACCTGCCCGTTGTGTACAAGGCCCAAGGCAGCGCCTGGGTGGACAAGGAGATTTTTGCTGACTGGTTCCATCACATCTTCGTGCCCGCAGTGAAGGAGCACTTCCGAGCCATGGCCCTGCCAGAGGACAGCAAGGCCATCCTCCTCCTGGACGGGTCCCGGGCCCACCCTCGCGAGGCTGAGCTGGCCTCGGAGAACGTGTTCACCATCTTCCTGCCCGCCAGCGTCACCGCCCTGCTCCAGCCCATGGACCAGGGCATTCGGAGGGACTTCATGAGGAACTTCGTCACGCCCCGCGGCAGGCTGCAGGCCTTGGCCCCACGCTGCAGCGTGCAAGACGCCGTGCTCGACGTGGCCTGCGCCTGGGACGCGGTGCCGGGCGCCGTCCTCAGCCGGGCCTGGAGGAAGCTGTGGCCTGAGGCTGCACTCACGGAGGGCTCATCCTCTGAGGAGGAGCCCGAGCGGCTCAGGACTAAGCCCCCTGACCAGGCCTTCACACACACCCCCGGGCTCACAGCAGGCGCCCCGGCCCACCTCGGGAGCGCAGCCTCGGGGAGCCTGGAGCCAGCAGAGGCTGGAGGggtggacagggcggcctgggaGCAGGCGGCGGTGTCCTTCGATGCCCTGGTGCGCTTCGCAGAGGCACAGCCCTGCTTCTCGGTGCAGGAGCTGGGCCAGCTGCGCGCGCTGCGCTCCGTGTTCAGCAGGCGGTGGCAGGCGCAGCGGGGCGGGGCCCCCGCAGCCGCGGTCAAGCTCGAGGCGCCCTGGGAGCGCCCTGGGCCTTGCGGCACCCAGCCTTGCTCCCCACTGCCCGGCTCGTCCACGGCCGGCGAGGCGTGA